The Candidatus Thiothrix anitrata genome includes the window ATTCGTCAAAACCATGCTGGATTTCCGCGATGGCGCACGCCAATCGACCCTGATGGGCACGGTTGCTAACGGCTTGAGCGAACAGCAAATCCGCGACATGGCACGGTATTTTATGGAGGTTTCCCCATGAGTTTGAATCGACGTGAATTTTTGGGGCTGCTTGGCGCAACCGCGCTGGCAGGCGCATTCCCCCTGCGTAGCGCATTTGCGGGGGCGCAACCGCATGTGGTCATTATTGGCGGTGGGGTTGGTGGGGCAACCGCTGCCAAATACCTGCGGCTGCTGGATGCTAACCTCAAAGTGACGGTGATTGAAAAAAATCCGGTCTATATCCGCCCTTACGGTTCGTCCGAGGTCGTCACCGGACACATCAAGATGGACGATTTGAACGTGACGTATGACGCGCTCAAATCCAAATACGGCGTGAATGTCATTATCGACGAAGTGGTCGGTTTCGACCCCGACAAGCGCAACGTAAGTCTGAAAGGCGGGCGTAAAGTCAGCTACGACAAGCTGGTGGTGTCACCGGGGATTGAATTGCTGTACGACAAGTTGGCAGGTTATTCCCAAGCACTGGCTGAGAGCAAAATCCCATCGGGTTGGATTCCGGGGACGCAAACCCAATTGCTGGCTGATCAGCTTAAAGCGTTACCCAAAGGTGGGACGTTTTTGATGGTTGCGCCGCCAAACCCTTACCGTTGCCCGCCGGGGCCGTATGAACGCCCCGCACTGGTGGCGGAATGGCTGCAAAAACACAATCCGACAGCCAAGGTCATCATTGTTGACCCGAAAGATAAGTTTGTCACCGACCAGACCATGATGCTGGGCTGGAACCGTTTATACGGTTTTCCGATGCCTAAGGAATTTCTGGAAGGAATACCGGATAGCGTTGAAATCCAGCAGCACAGCCAGCCGGGGATTCTGGAATGGATTCCTGCCAAAGACGGCGGCACACCCGTGTCGGTGGATGCGGAAACCATGACCGTCACCACCGAGGGCGGTAAGATTAAGGCGGATGTGATTAATATCGTGCCTGCGATGCGGGCGGGCAAGATTGCCAGCGCAATGGGGCTAACCGACGACAAAGGTTGGTGTCCGAATCAGCGCAAGACCTTTGAATCGACCTTACACCCGCATGTGCATGTGATTGGCGATGCTTGCCATGCCGATGCCATGCCCAAATCAGGCTTTTCCGCGAATACGCAAGCCAAATCGTTGGCGCGGGCGTTGGTGGAAATCCTCGCCGGACGCGAAGCCCCAACACCCAGTTGGGAAAACACTTGTTACGCGCTGGCAGGCTCGGATTACGGCTTGTATGTCGCCGACGTGTTTGAGTTGGCGGAAGCCGAAAACAAGATCAAGCGCGTGGGCAAATTCAATCGCTATTTGCGTTTGGATGCCACCCCTGCGCAAATTCGCATGGGCGCGGTCTATCAGCAGGCTTGGATGAAATCCTTCACGGAGGACTGTTTCGCATGAAAACGTTCCAAATTTCTTTGATTGGCGTAGCCGCGACGCTGTTGGTGTCCGGTTGGGTGTGGGCAAACGATGCCGCGCATGAAGCGGCGGATGCGGTTAAATGGAAGCCTGCCACCTTGCGCGTGGCGTTGGCGGATATGCCAGCGGGTGATATTTCCCGTGGTAAAGACCTCAATTCGCAACTGATGTGCGCGTCGTGTCACGGTGAAAATGGTGTTGCCCCGACCAGCAATTGGCCACACGTTGCGGGGCAAAAAACCGATTACACCTACAAAATGTTGCTGGATTATAAGTCGGGTTTGCGCAGCGAAGATGAGCGCAGCAAGCTGATGACGGCGGCGGTTGAGCCGATGAGCCAGCAGGATATGGCGGATGTGGCAGCGTATTACGCGAGTTTGCCTGCCCACGAAGCCAGGGTGAAAGCCCCAGCGCACGCGGATGCGGAACGGCTGGTGCGTAAGGGCGACCCAACACGATTGTTGACACCGTGTGCGTCGTGCCACGGGGTGAAGGGACAAGGTGGCAAAGAAGCGGCTCCGGCATTGGCGGGGCAGTCGCAAAAAGCCTTCATCCGCACCATGACGCTGTATAAAAACGGCGAGCGTAATAATGATGTCAACAAGGCGATGGCACAATTCGCCGCTAAGCTGACCGATGAGGAAATTCGGCAGTTGGCGGCGTATTACCACACGCGATAGTTTCGTTAGTGCTTCCTCCTCCTAGCACGTCTCCCCGGCTGTGGTCGGGGATTTTACAGCATGAGCTGCCGTATTCACCTCATCACCATTATTGAGAATTTCCATGCTGAGTAAAATTGCCATCCTTGAAGGCAGCACCCTGTTACTGCTGTTATTTTTAGCCGTCCCTGCTAAACGTCTGTTTGGCTACCCCGAAGCGGTCACACTTGTTGGGTCAATCCACGGCGCGGCATTTATCGTTTATGTGGTCGCTTTAATCGCTTTTTTTGCCGGTAAACATTTGAATTTTCGGCAACTAGGGATGGGCTTGTTTGCCGCTTTCATTCCCTTCGGTAGTTTTGTGTTTGAACATAAAATATTAAAACCCAAACAACTCTGATGTGGATTGCGAAATCTCAATCGGTAACACGGTTTTCTTGTGCTATAAATCGCAACTTGGTTGCAAATTAAAGGATGGGAAAATGAAGGGAAATATCGCATTTGGTGTGTTGCTGATGTCGGCTAATGTGTTAGCGCTGGAGGTTGAGCCGGTGTTGTATGTCGATTCGGTGATTTACGGCGATTCGGAAGGGGGCGATGCTGGCAGTTATGCTGGGGAGGCGCTGGGGGTTTACAATGTTCACAGTGACGGTGCGGGCGGTCATGAAGGTCATGCACACAGCGGCTTGGAGCAGGGCGCACACATTCGCAGCATCGAAGCAGGTCTGAATTGGCAAGCCAGCGACAAGCTTGACGGGCGCATCAATGGCGTTATTTTGCCGGAAGACGGCGAAGCAGAGTTGGAAGAGGCATGGGCGCGTTACCGCTTGCCTGCTAATACCAGCATCAAGGCGGGCAAGCTGTTGAGTGCGTTTGGTGCTAACAATATTCACCCGCACGAGTCCGAATTTGTGCAGCAAAATTTGCCGGTGCAAATGCTGCTGGATGGCGGCTTGATCGAAGAAGGCGTGCAACTGGAATGGCAGCCAGAAATCGCCGGAATGCACCTGAAAACCGGCGTAGAGCTATTGGATGGCGGCAATCGTGGCATTGCGTCGCAAGAAGATAGCGTTACTGGCTACCAAACCAGCAAAGGCCGCGTCGCCAATATTACTTACCCCGAACAGCCTGATTTTCCGCAAGTCAGCCACGTTTATGTCAAAGCTGAAAAAGATTTGGGCGAAAAACACGCCATCAGCGGCGGCGTGTCTTACCTCCAATCGCGCCAGCATCAGGAATTGCACCAATACCA containing:
- a CDS encoding c-type cytochrome, coding for MKTFQISLIGVAATLLVSGWVWANDAAHEAADAVKWKPATLRVALADMPAGDISRGKDLNSQLMCASCHGENGVAPTSNWPHVAGQKTDYTYKMLLDYKSGLRSEDERSKLMTAAVEPMSQQDMADVAAYYASLPAHEARVKAPAHADAERLVRKGDPTRLLTPCASCHGVKGQGGKEAAPALAGQSQKAFIRTMTLYKNGERNNDVNKAMAQFAAKLTDEEIRQLAAYYHTR
- a CDS encoding NAD(P)/FAD-dependent oxidoreductase → MSLNRREFLGLLGATALAGAFPLRSAFAGAQPHVVIIGGGVGGATAAKYLRLLDANLKVTVIEKNPVYIRPYGSSEVVTGHIKMDDLNVTYDALKSKYGVNVIIDEVVGFDPDKRNVSLKGGRKVSYDKLVVSPGIELLYDKLAGYSQALAESKIPSGWIPGTQTQLLADQLKALPKGGTFLMVAPPNPYRCPPGPYERPALVAEWLQKHNPTAKVIIVDPKDKFVTDQTMMLGWNRLYGFPMPKEFLEGIPDSVEIQQHSQPGILEWIPAKDGGTPVSVDAETMTVTTEGGKIKADVINIVPAMRAGKIASAMGLTDDKGWCPNQRKTFESTLHPHVHVIGDACHADAMPKSGFSANTQAKSLARALVEILAGREAPTPSWENTCYALAGSDYGLYVADVFELAEAENKIKRVGKFNRYLRLDATPAQIRMGAVYQQAWMKSFTEDCFA
- a CDS encoding DUF3817 domain-containing protein, with protein sequence MLSKIAILEGSTLLLLLFLAVPAKRLFGYPEAVTLVGSIHGAAFIVYVVALIAFFAGKHLNFRQLGMGLFAAFIPFGSFVFEHKILKPKQL